One window of the Pieris rapae chromosome 13, ilPieRapa1.1, whole genome shotgun sequence genome contains the following:
- the LOC111003771 gene encoding uncharacterized protein LOC111003771 isoform X1: MMLVAERTNNDYFLSFLPTVNSPPHRDINGVAATSYRPYNEDYASVQRHIDRPQPDLDIERNKKEKKWSIGKLFRRKKKEEESGTSSQSDEGVSERSPSKKKSKKKKRVPVINNFDHIVIRDTRRAQSLANHSVRDITDDGILSDPSAGFLNYQPRSRDVPDYHDYLAVKDDNTIKLKIMNLDNPPKKSRKSRLKARVEALRNSLKGESSSDEESLKSSNSSSMIRFRSDDSLMRSRDSSAKSRSARNERYIKRLSRDEENQLNKEAELLQQGYSKAEVEMLTRTPTSQSSGYGTCKRELVHNLQSDHNIIPTDIKQRSLKTESISSVPSNQSYPSSINFNAKVNNERINYSIKCPNNNVHHRDPLYNNRERTPSSQYENPDSIMCVKFPLGNVNNIKPEEKAPPVPPPRDMQRKVVTPISMYYENNSHGGNRTNSNQSLLHGVPNNDFERIMRRSQERSVVPGINGLRRPLSNSEDHIAMQSNDHLQNYNYRNEQPRRPASVSAEPNHYGMYINSPTWKKRLEPSVTKNPEPTLKQDYLYYADQSPRSRRPINIQNGIEHQYLSDSQTTSNMTDQVLYRRPRNASDFWKQIDDAEKQRKQQMYSNLRAKSEYSSTAHINKALLDQNRTKENVSSKYDGKAIITNVNTPSDSRAWQAPTEYKRSVTVEPPKSSNSPKIHTRHKSDTFLQNTYKVPSDEDGSERRKSTNLDDALNELEAIYNSLGLGDEDLLDRAERRELMTPKTNDCCNDWNGNDNDIQLRSQPSTPLRRISRRSTLPDKLQDDMAFRRLNSITNKEKSNYRDSQAQISYMLASPVYVPYASDDDRQSERNEPDIIYDDVVYRNIKQTNSRLKTIDPQPPFGIPVGPVSPAPQSDYLHATPENRGRSRFIPKKSPDIVADDLAYRSLRKDNRQSTSFNGDDYNGVVNNNYTEFPFNKESGSNVRKKRAVRSLSANIFTVMQKEIDDAINMSKTSRLQKTYSNSDVIRRLRETFENNDTQRDCYPRNKVKQRHNTVNIFPNNTHTPIHHFAKDDSFVHNENKYFTRSSSCDKSTTSSPSKKSPQTSKRSSKDEFQQVLSMLAQEAMDTSNKLGVALAELDKNRNKNDLSITQNKISHSRADFLNAITNYTTEETSVESGRRETKLSVAGTSNALATSEDSDSKAKKTEDSLIEISNQLHKVENQLKHSNEKERNFDDKSIGYSTYIKDSEKAPAIETTPIEDAKSIPDVVSHSLQNDDAFVDGIKDSKPKPELTSIKFHPSNPFLCSDAKLNEITEINAFKELKDGISDLIAGISEVNEKIFLPKTTQRSFDSKIEISNITEKTTQHKELDKNVEKSQRDSINESIYENDAQEDKRDDADSTEYNSSEELATIFKLDTKKEPKTMPENTTNCHKDNRTDLNSPKLVRTMNQHLRKLSVDENIASQSNPLPKNVVPWRAKRQNSQSDDKGGNTKSKHDWHNSGTLMLACSYTLMLSQQLADFDWLTLFGLLLAIVTIIAMLLI; the protein is encoded by the exons ATGATGTTGGTTGCCGAGCGaacaaataatgattattttctATCTTTTTTACCT ACTGTTAACTCTCCGCCACATCGTGACATCAACGGGGTAGCAGCAACGTCATATCGCCCATACAACGAAGACTATGCCTCCGTCCAACGCCACATCGACAGACCGCAACCGGACCTCGATATCGAACGgaacaaaaaagaaaagaagtgGTCAATTGGCAAACTGTTTAGGcgaaagaagaaagaagaagaaagtgGCACGTCATCACAAAGTGATGAAGGTGTTAGCGAACGATCTCCATCGAAAAAGAAAagcaaaaagaaaaaacgAGTTCCCGTGATTAATAACTTTGATCACATAGTCATACGAGACACACGAAGAGCTCAAAGCTTAGCCAATCATAGTGTTCGTGATATAACTGATGATGGCATATTGTCTGATCCCTCAGCGGGCTTCTTGAACTATCAACCCAGAAGTCGAGATGTACCCGATTATCACGACTATCTTGCAGTGAAAGATGATAATACAAtcaaactgaaaataatgaatttagaTAACCCTCCTAAAAAAAGTAGAAAAAGTAGACTGAAGGCCCGTGTTGAGGCACTGCGAAATAGTTTGAAAGGTGAATCCAGTAGTGACGAAGAATCGCTAAAGTCTTCGAATTCGTCATCGATGATTCGATTTAGAAGTGACGATTCATTAATGCGATCAAGAGACAGCTCAGCAAAATCTAGAAGCGCAAGAAACGAacgttatataaaaagattatCAAGAGACGAAGAAAACCAACTTAATAAGGAAGCTGAACTACTTCAACAGGGTTATTCAAAAGCTGAAGTTGAAATGTTAACTCGTACGCCCACAAGTCAGAGCAGTGGCTACGGAACATGCAAACGTGAACTTGTCCACAACTTACAAAGTGATCACAACATTATTCCGACTGATATAAAACAACGCTCATTGAAAACGGAATCAATTTCATCAGTCCCATCTAATCAAAGCTATCCTTCatccattaattttaatgcaaaAGTTAACAACGAACGTATCAACTACTCTATCAAGTGTCctaataataatgttcacCATAGGGATCCGCTATATAATAACAGAGAAAGAACCCCTTCCAGTCAATACGAGAATCCTGATAGTATAATGTGCGTAAAATTTCCCCTAGGTaacgttaataatattaagccAGAAGAGAAAGCTCCACCTGTTCCACCACCTCGTGATATGCAACGAAAAGTGGTTACCCCTATATCTATGTATTACGAAAATAATTCGCACGGTGGCAACAGAACTAACTCTAACCAAAGTCTTTTACATGGAGTACCCAATAACGATTTCGAAAGAATAATGCGTCGGAGCCAAGAACGCTCTGTTGTTCCAGGAATAAATGGACTCAGACGACCTTTATCTAACTCAGAAGATCATATAGCAATGCAAAGCAACGATcacttacaaaattataattatcgaaATGAACAACCACGAAGGCCTGCTTCAGTATCAGCAGAACCTAATCATTATGGTATGTATATTAACAGTCCTACGTGGAAAAAGAGATTAGAGCCAAGTGTGACAAAGAACCCTGAACCAACTCTTAAACAAGACTATTTATATTACGCAGATCAAAGTCCCAGATCTAGGCGACCCATTAACATTCAAAATGGTATTGAACATCAATATTTAAGTGATTCTCAAACAACATCCAACATGACGGATCAAGTATTATATAGAAGGCCTCGAAATGCATCAGATTTTTGGAAACAAATTGATGACGCGGAAAAACAACGAAAACAACAAATGTACTCCAATTTAAGAGCTAAGAGCGAATATTCAAGTACAGCtcatattaataaagctttattaGATCAAAACAggacaaaagaaaatgttagtAGTAAATATGATGGAAAAGcaataattacaaatgttaATACACCATCAGACTCTAGGGCATGGCAAGCCCCTACAGAGTATAAACGCTCTGTAACGGTAGAACCTCCAAAATCTTCAAATTCGCCAAAAATACACACACGACACAAATCCGATACATTTCtacaaaatacttataaagttCCGTCAGACGAAGATGGGTCAGAACGAAGGAAATCTACAAACCTTGATGATGCTCTTAATGAATTGGAAGCAATTTATAATAGTCTTGGATTAGGAGATGAAGATTTATTAGACAGAGCGGAGAGAAGAGAATTAATGACTCCTAAAACGAATGATTGTTGTAACGATTGGAACGGAAATGATAATGATATTCAACTTCGGAGTCAACCTTCCACTCCTTTGAGGCGAATAAGTCGAAGGTCTACATTACCCGATAAACTTCAAGATGATATGGCTTTCCGACGCTTAAATTCTAtaacaaacaaagaaaaatcaaattacaGAGATTCCCAAGCGCAAATTAGCTATATGTTGGCATCACCTGTGTATGTGCCATATGCATCAGACGATGACAGGCAATCAGAACGAAACGAACCGGACATTATCTATGATGACGTTGTTTACAGAAATATTAAGCAGACCAACAGTAGACTTAAGACCATAGATCCTCAACCACCATTCGGCATTCCAGTTGGCCCCGTATCCCCAGCTCCGCAAAGCGACTATTTACATGCAACACCAGAAAATAGAGGGAGGTCTCGTTTCATACCGAAAAAGTCACCAGATATTGTGGCTGATGATTTAGCTTATCGTAGCTTACGCAAAGATAACAGACAATCTACTTCGTTTAACGGGGATGATTATAATGGTGTTGTgaacaataattatacagaGTTTCCGTTTAATAAGGAATCCGGGAGTAACGTAAGGAAAAAGCGTGCTGTTAGATCGTTATctgcaaatatatttacagtcATGCAAAAGGAAATTGATGATGCAATTAACATGTCAAAGACCTCTAGATTACAGAAAACTTATAGTAATAGCGACGTGATAAGGCGTCTCCGGGAAACCTTTGAAAACAACGACACGCAGCGTGATTGTTATCCACGTAATAAGGTAAAACAAAGACATAATACTGTTAATATATTTCCTAATAATACGCACACTCCCATTCACCACTTTGCAAAAGATGATTCATTCGTtcacaatgaaaataaatactttactaGATCATCATCTTGTGATAAGTCCACGACATCCTCACCATCAAAAAAATCACCACAAACATCAAAACGATCATCTAAAGACGAATTTCAACAAGTCCTTAGTATGTTAGCTCAAGAAGCAATGGATACAAGCAACAAACTTGGTGTAGCATTAGCAGAATTAgacaaaaatagaaataaaaatgatttatctaTTACACAAAACAAGATTTCTCATAGTAGAGCTGATTTTTTGAATGCTATAACAAATTATACCACAGAAGAAACTAGTGTAGAATCTGGTAGAAGAGAAACAAAGCTCAGTGTTGCAGGCACCTCAAACGCTCTTGCTACGAGTGAAGACAGTGATTCTAAAGCAAAGAAGACGGAAGAtagtttaatagaaatatctaATCAGTTACATAAAGTTGAAAATCAGCTTAAACATAGTAATGAAAAAGAGCGAAACTTTGACGATAAAAGTATAGGATACTCTACGTATATAAAAGATTCTGAAAAAGCACCGGCTATAGAAACTACGCCTATAGAAGATGCAAAATCTATACCAGATGTTGTATCTCATTCTTTACAAAATGACGATGCTTTTGTCGATGGTATAAAAGATTCTAAACCGAAACCTGAATTAACTTCCATTAAATTTCATCCATCAAATCCATTTTTGTGTTCTGATGCTAAATTGAACGAAATAACCGAAATTAACGcgtttaaagaattaaaagatgGTATATCGGATTTAATTGCTGGAATATCAGAAGTCAATGAAAAAATTTTCCTTCCAAAAACTACTCAAAGGTCATTTGACTCCAAAATCGAAATAAGTAATATCACAGAAAAGACAACACAACACAAAGAGCTGGATAAAAACGTCGAAAAATCCCAACGAGACAGTATTAACGAGTcaatatatgaaaatgatgCACAAGAAGACAAAAGAGATGATGCGGATTCTACTGAGTACAATTCATCAGAGGAACTAGCAACTATTTTCAAATTAGATACTAAAAAGGAACCTAAAACTATGCCTGAAAATACTACAAACTGTCACAAAGATAATCGTACAGACCTTAATTCCCCAAAGCTCGTTCGCACAATGAATCAACATCTACGAAAATTATCGGTAGATGAGAATATTGCTAGTCAAAGTAATCCACTGCCAAAAAACGTAGTACCATGGAGAGCTAAAAGGCAAAATTCGCAAAGCGATGACAAAG GCGGTAACACGAAGTCAAAGCACGATTGGCACAACTCTGGCACGTTGATGTTAGCTTGTTCCTACACCTTGATGCTCTCCCAACAACTGGCAGACTTCGATTGGCTGACACTCTTCGGCTTGCTGTTGGCAATTGTTACTATTATAGCTAtgctgttaatttaa
- the LOC111003771 gene encoding uncharacterized protein LOC111003771 isoform X3 yields MMLVAERTNNDYFLSFLPTVNSPPHRDINGVAATSYRPYNEDYASVQRHIDRPQPDLDIERNKKEKKWSIGKLFRRKKKEEESGTSSQSDEGVSERSPSKKKSKKKKRVPVINNFDHIVIRDTRRAQSLANHSVRDITDDGILSDPSAGFLNYQPRSRDVPDYHDYLAVKDDNTIKLKIMNLDNPPKKSRKSRLKARVEALRNSLKGESSSDEESLKSSNSSSMIRFRSDDSLMRSRDSSAKSRSARNERYIKRLSRDEENQLNKEAELLQQGYSKAEVEMLTRTPTSQSSGYGTCKRELVHNLQSDHNIIPTDIKQRSLKTESISSVPSNQSYPSSINFNAKVNNERINYSIKCPNNNVHHRDPLYNNRERTPSSQYENPDSIMCVKFPLGNVNNIKPEEKAPPVPPPRDMQRKVVTPISMYYENNSHGGNRTNSNQSLLHGVPNNDFERIMRRSQERSVVPGINGLRRPLSNSEDHIAMQSNDHLQNYNYRNEQPRRPASVSAEPNHYGMYINSPTWKKRLEPSVTKNPEPTLKQDYLYYADQSPRSRRPINIQNGIEHQYLSDSQTTSNMTDQVLYRRPRNASDFWKQIDDAEKQRKQQMYSNLRAKSEYSSTAHINKALLDQNRTKENVSSKYDGKAIITNVNTPSDSRAWQAPTEYKRSVTVEPPKSSNSPKIHTRHKSDTFLQNTYKVPSDEDGSERRKSTNLDDALNELEAIYNSLGLGDEDLLDRAERRELMTPKTNDCCNDWNGNDNDIQLRSQPSTPLRRISRRSTLPDKLQDDMAFRRLNSITNKEKSNYRDSQAQISYMLASPVYVPYASDDDRQSERNEPDIIYDDVVYRNIKQTNSRLKTIDPQPPFGIPVGPVSPAPQSDYLHATPENRGRSRFIPKKSPDIVADDLAYRSLRKDNRQSTSFNGDDYNGVVNNNYTEFPFNKESGSNVRKKRAVRSLSANIFTVMQKEIDDAINMSKTSRLQKTYSNSDVIRRLRETFENNDTQRDCYPRNKVKQRHNTVNIFPNNTHTPIHHFAKDDSFVHNENKYFTRSSSCDKSTTSSPSKKSPQTSKRSSKDEFQQVLSMLAQEAMDTSNKLGVALAELDKNRNKNDLSITQNKISHSRADFLNAITNYTTEETSVESGRRETKLSVAGTSNALATSEDSDSKAKKTEDSLIEISNQLHKVENQLKHSNEKERNFDDKSIGYSTYIKDSEKAPAIETTPIEDAKSIPDVVSHSLQNDDAFVDGIKDSKPKPELTSIKFHPSNPFLCSDAKLNEITEINAFKELKDGISDLIAGISEVNEKIFLPKTTQRSFDSKIEISNITEKTTQHKELDKNVEKSQRDSINESIYENDAQEDKRDDADSTEYNSSEELATIFKLDTKKEPKTMPENTTNCHKDNRTDLNSPKLVRTMNQHLRKLSVDENIASQSNPLPKNVVPWRAKRQNSQSDDKGEN; encoded by the exons ATGATGTTGGTTGCCGAGCGaacaaataatgattattttctATCTTTTTTACCT ACTGTTAACTCTCCGCCACATCGTGACATCAACGGGGTAGCAGCAACGTCATATCGCCCATACAACGAAGACTATGCCTCCGTCCAACGCCACATCGACAGACCGCAACCGGACCTCGATATCGAACGgaacaaaaaagaaaagaagtgGTCAATTGGCAAACTGTTTAGGcgaaagaagaaagaagaagaaagtgGCACGTCATCACAAAGTGATGAAGGTGTTAGCGAACGATCTCCATCGAAAAAGAAAagcaaaaagaaaaaacgAGTTCCCGTGATTAATAACTTTGATCACATAGTCATACGAGACACACGAAGAGCTCAAAGCTTAGCCAATCATAGTGTTCGTGATATAACTGATGATGGCATATTGTCTGATCCCTCAGCGGGCTTCTTGAACTATCAACCCAGAAGTCGAGATGTACCCGATTATCACGACTATCTTGCAGTGAAAGATGATAATACAAtcaaactgaaaataatgaatttagaTAACCCTCCTAAAAAAAGTAGAAAAAGTAGACTGAAGGCCCGTGTTGAGGCACTGCGAAATAGTTTGAAAGGTGAATCCAGTAGTGACGAAGAATCGCTAAAGTCTTCGAATTCGTCATCGATGATTCGATTTAGAAGTGACGATTCATTAATGCGATCAAGAGACAGCTCAGCAAAATCTAGAAGCGCAAGAAACGAacgttatataaaaagattatCAAGAGACGAAGAAAACCAACTTAATAAGGAAGCTGAACTACTTCAACAGGGTTATTCAAAAGCTGAAGTTGAAATGTTAACTCGTACGCCCACAAGTCAGAGCAGTGGCTACGGAACATGCAAACGTGAACTTGTCCACAACTTACAAAGTGATCACAACATTATTCCGACTGATATAAAACAACGCTCATTGAAAACGGAATCAATTTCATCAGTCCCATCTAATCAAAGCTATCCTTCatccattaattttaatgcaaaAGTTAACAACGAACGTATCAACTACTCTATCAAGTGTCctaataataatgttcacCATAGGGATCCGCTATATAATAACAGAGAAAGAACCCCTTCCAGTCAATACGAGAATCCTGATAGTATAATGTGCGTAAAATTTCCCCTAGGTaacgttaataatattaagccAGAAGAGAAAGCTCCACCTGTTCCACCACCTCGTGATATGCAACGAAAAGTGGTTACCCCTATATCTATGTATTACGAAAATAATTCGCACGGTGGCAACAGAACTAACTCTAACCAAAGTCTTTTACATGGAGTACCCAATAACGATTTCGAAAGAATAATGCGTCGGAGCCAAGAACGCTCTGTTGTTCCAGGAATAAATGGACTCAGACGACCTTTATCTAACTCAGAAGATCATATAGCAATGCAAAGCAACGATcacttacaaaattataattatcgaaATGAACAACCACGAAGGCCTGCTTCAGTATCAGCAGAACCTAATCATTATGGTATGTATATTAACAGTCCTACGTGGAAAAAGAGATTAGAGCCAAGTGTGACAAAGAACCCTGAACCAACTCTTAAACAAGACTATTTATATTACGCAGATCAAAGTCCCAGATCTAGGCGACCCATTAACATTCAAAATGGTATTGAACATCAATATTTAAGTGATTCTCAAACAACATCCAACATGACGGATCAAGTATTATATAGAAGGCCTCGAAATGCATCAGATTTTTGGAAACAAATTGATGACGCGGAAAAACAACGAAAACAACAAATGTACTCCAATTTAAGAGCTAAGAGCGAATATTCAAGTACAGCtcatattaataaagctttattaGATCAAAACAggacaaaagaaaatgttagtAGTAAATATGATGGAAAAGcaataattacaaatgttaATACACCATCAGACTCTAGGGCATGGCAAGCCCCTACAGAGTATAAACGCTCTGTAACGGTAGAACCTCCAAAATCTTCAAATTCGCCAAAAATACACACACGACACAAATCCGATACATTTCtacaaaatacttataaagttCCGTCAGACGAAGATGGGTCAGAACGAAGGAAATCTACAAACCTTGATGATGCTCTTAATGAATTGGAAGCAATTTATAATAGTCTTGGATTAGGAGATGAAGATTTATTAGACAGAGCGGAGAGAAGAGAATTAATGACTCCTAAAACGAATGATTGTTGTAACGATTGGAACGGAAATGATAATGATATTCAACTTCGGAGTCAACCTTCCACTCCTTTGAGGCGAATAAGTCGAAGGTCTACATTACCCGATAAACTTCAAGATGATATGGCTTTCCGACGCTTAAATTCTAtaacaaacaaagaaaaatcaaattacaGAGATTCCCAAGCGCAAATTAGCTATATGTTGGCATCACCTGTGTATGTGCCATATGCATCAGACGATGACAGGCAATCAGAACGAAACGAACCGGACATTATCTATGATGACGTTGTTTACAGAAATATTAAGCAGACCAACAGTAGACTTAAGACCATAGATCCTCAACCACCATTCGGCATTCCAGTTGGCCCCGTATCCCCAGCTCCGCAAAGCGACTATTTACATGCAACACCAGAAAATAGAGGGAGGTCTCGTTTCATACCGAAAAAGTCACCAGATATTGTGGCTGATGATTTAGCTTATCGTAGCTTACGCAAAGATAACAGACAATCTACTTCGTTTAACGGGGATGATTATAATGGTGTTGTgaacaataattatacagaGTTTCCGTTTAATAAGGAATCCGGGAGTAACGTAAGGAAAAAGCGTGCTGTTAGATCGTTATctgcaaatatatttacagtcATGCAAAAGGAAATTGATGATGCAATTAACATGTCAAAGACCTCTAGATTACAGAAAACTTATAGTAATAGCGACGTGATAAGGCGTCTCCGGGAAACCTTTGAAAACAACGACACGCAGCGTGATTGTTATCCACGTAATAAGGTAAAACAAAGACATAATACTGTTAATATATTTCCTAATAATACGCACACTCCCATTCACCACTTTGCAAAAGATGATTCATTCGTtcacaatgaaaataaatactttactaGATCATCATCTTGTGATAAGTCCACGACATCCTCACCATCAAAAAAATCACCACAAACATCAAAACGATCATCTAAAGACGAATTTCAACAAGTCCTTAGTATGTTAGCTCAAGAAGCAATGGATACAAGCAACAAACTTGGTGTAGCATTAGCAGAATTAgacaaaaatagaaataaaaatgatttatctaTTACACAAAACAAGATTTCTCATAGTAGAGCTGATTTTTTGAATGCTATAACAAATTATACCACAGAAGAAACTAGTGTAGAATCTGGTAGAAGAGAAACAAAGCTCAGTGTTGCAGGCACCTCAAACGCTCTTGCTACGAGTGAAGACAGTGATTCTAAAGCAAAGAAGACGGAAGAtagtttaatagaaatatctaATCAGTTACATAAAGTTGAAAATCAGCTTAAACATAGTAATGAAAAAGAGCGAAACTTTGACGATAAAAGTATAGGATACTCTACGTATATAAAAGATTCTGAAAAAGCACCGGCTATAGAAACTACGCCTATAGAAGATGCAAAATCTATACCAGATGTTGTATCTCATTCTTTACAAAATGACGATGCTTTTGTCGATGGTATAAAAGATTCTAAACCGAAACCTGAATTAACTTCCATTAAATTTCATCCATCAAATCCATTTTTGTGTTCTGATGCTAAATTGAACGAAATAACCGAAATTAACGcgtttaaagaattaaaagatgGTATATCGGATTTAATTGCTGGAATATCAGAAGTCAATGAAAAAATTTTCCTTCCAAAAACTACTCAAAGGTCATTTGACTCCAAAATCGAAATAAGTAATATCACAGAAAAGACAACACAACACAAAGAGCTGGATAAAAACGTCGAAAAATCCCAACGAGACAGTATTAACGAGTcaatatatgaaaatgatgCACAAGAAGACAAAAGAGATGATGCGGATTCTACTGAGTACAATTCATCAGAGGAACTAGCAACTATTTTCAAATTAGATACTAAAAAGGAACCTAAAACTATGCCTGAAAATACTACAAACTGTCACAAAGATAATCGTACAGACCTTAATTCCCCAAAGCTCGTTCGCACAATGAATCAACATCTACGAAAATTATCGGTAGATGAGAATATTGCTAGTCAAAGTAATCCACTGCCAAAAAACGTAGTACCATGGAGAGCTAAAAGGCAAAATTCGCAAAGCGATGACAAAG GTGAAAATTGA